A genomic segment from Pedobacter sp. MC2016-14 encodes:
- a CDS encoding FecR family protein, with translation MKIEILIRYLNGETSNEENQQIEDWRLQDSSHQMELETLQLVWNSAATDKDYTPPNSVASLAKFKEKAGLTGQAVKAPYKSFNWKTWLKVAAILAPFPLLIWFFVLQYQADATFISAQTTVKTDTTLLADGSVVVLNRNSVLEYQEKFHDTRTVSLKKGEAFFKVKHDHNRPFIVQVNGIRIRVLGTSFNVKMVAGKTEVIVETGKVEISSKHKKIELSPSESVYIDKENQNLTKQVHPDQLYTYYRSKEFKAIGTPLWRLAEVLQEAYDVKILIPRNEVKNLPLSTTFKEEDLDDILAVIAKTFNITVNRNGNHIILN, from the coding sequence ATGAAAATCGAGATTTTAATACGTTACCTCAATGGAGAAACTTCAAATGAGGAAAATCAACAAATTGAAGACTGGCGTTTGCAAGACAGTAGCCATCAGATGGAACTGGAGACCTTACAATTGGTTTGGAACAGCGCAGCGACTGATAAAGATTATACCCCACCAAATTCGGTAGCCTCATTGGCAAAATTTAAAGAAAAAGCGGGTCTAACAGGTCAGGCGGTTAAGGCTCCTTATAAATCATTTAATTGGAAAACATGGCTTAAGGTTGCGGCTATTCTTGCTCCATTTCCATTGTTGATTTGGTTCTTTGTACTGCAATATCAGGCGGATGCGACATTTATATCGGCACAAACGACTGTGAAAACTGATACTACACTTTTAGCTGACGGCTCAGTGGTAGTGTTAAATAGAAATTCTGTTTTGGAATATCAAGAAAAGTTTCATGATACCAGAACGGTTAGTTTAAAAAAAGGAGAAGCTTTTTTTAAAGTTAAACATGACCATAACAGGCCATTTATTGTGCAGGTTAACGGTATCCGGATTAGAGTTTTGGGCACCTCTTTTAATGTGAAAATGGTAGCAGGCAAAACCGAAGTTATTGTGGAGACTGGCAAGGTTGAAATTAGTAGCAAGCATAAAAAGATAGAACTCAGCCCTTCAGAAAGCGTGTATATCGACAAGGAAAATCAAAACCTGACAAAGCAAGTGCATCCCGATCAATTGTATACTTATTACCGCAGCAAGGAGTTTAAGGCCATCGGCACACCTCTATGGAGATTAGCAGAAGTGCTACAGGAGGCTTACGATGTGAAAATTCTTATTCCCAGAAACGAGGTTAAGAACCTTCCACTCAGTACTACTTTTAAAGAAGAAGACCTTGATGATATACTGGCGGTTATTGCCAAAACATTTAACATCACTGTCAATAGAAACGGAAATCACATCATCTTAAATTAA
- a CDS encoding NAD(P)-dependent alcohol dehydrogenase: MIATKGYAAQSPATDLAPWDFERREVGPHDVQFDILFCGVCHSDLHQVNNDWFPGIFPMVPGHEIVGRVVKVGAHVTKFKVGDLAGTGCMVDSCQVCENCKQDLEQYCLEGNTQTYNDRERDGKTPTYGGYSNTIVVREEFVLHVSDKLDLAAVAPLLCAGITTYSPLRHWKVGAGHKLAVLGLGGLGHMAVKFGVAFGAEVTVLSTSPAKEEDAKKLGAHHFVVTTDPEQVKAARGTFDFILDTVSAEHDFNMYLSLLRTNGVHICVGVPPKPAEIAAFSLLGGRKSLAGSGIGGIAETQEMLDFCAEKGIVSEIEMIDIKDIQSAYDRMVKGDVRYRFVIDIATLK, encoded by the coding sequence ATGATTGCAACTAAAGGATACGCGGCACAAAGTCCCGCAACAGATTTAGCTCCGTGGGATTTTGAACGCCGTGAGGTAGGCCCGCACGATGTACAATTTGATATTTTATTTTGTGGTGTATGTCACTCAGATTTACACCAGGTAAATAACGATTGGTTTCCAGGAATTTTTCCAATGGTTCCCGGACACGAGATTGTTGGTCGTGTGGTTAAAGTTGGTGCACACGTTACAAAATTTAAAGTAGGAGATTTAGCTGGTACTGGTTGTATGGTAGATTCTTGTCAGGTTTGTGAAAACTGTAAACAAGATTTGGAACAGTATTGTCTTGAAGGTAATACGCAGACATATAACGATAGAGAGCGTGATGGAAAAACACCTACCTATGGTGGCTACTCTAATACAATTGTGGTAAGGGAAGAATTTGTTTTACATGTGTCTGATAAATTGGATCTTGCAGCAGTAGCGCCTTTATTATGTGCTGGTATTACTACCTATTCGCCATTAAGACACTGGAAAGTTGGTGCCGGACACAAACTTGCTGTATTGGGTCTTGGCGGGCTTGGCCACATGGCTGTTAAATTTGGTGTTGCCTTTGGCGCAGAAGTTACGGTTTTAAGTACATCGCCGGCAAAAGAAGAAGATGCTAAAAAATTAGGTGCCCATCACTTTGTGGTAACTACAGATCCGGAACAGGTCAAAGCAGCCAGAGGCACATTTGATTTTATTTTGGATACGGTATCTGCAGAGCATGATTTTAACATGTATTTGTCGTTATTGAGAACCAATGGTGTACACATTTGCGTTGGTGTTCCACCAAAACCAGCAGAAATTGCTGCATTTAGCCTGCTTGGTGGCAGGAAAAGTTTAGCGGGCTCGGGTATTGGAGGAATTGCTGAAACTCAGGAAATGCTTGATTTTTGTGCTGAAAAAGGAATCGTTTCTGAAATTGAAATGATTGATATTAAGGACATTCAGTCTGCTTACGACAGAATGGTAAAAGGAGATGTACGTTACCGTTTTGTAATCGACATCGCTACACTAAAATAA
- a CDS encoding RNA polymerase sigma-70 factor, with translation MKIASSPSDRQAVFDAMYLAYHPLLNKYAYALLKDGDMAEDTVHNVFLKLLESQMDLAELQQPKAYLYRSVYNEAMNCLKHRQIEQVYEDVASPKQDEEMKDSSSSVQYKELKVAVAAALNQLPEQCRTVFQLSRYEELKYKEIALELDISVNTVEKHMVKALNRLRTILSDYLPLLTFWLFLIVKE, from the coding sequence ATGAAAATCGCATCTAGCCCGTCTGATCGGCAAGCTGTATTTGATGCGATGTATTTAGCCTATCATCCATTGTTAAATAAGTACGCCTATGCGCTACTTAAGGACGGTGATATGGCCGAGGATACTGTGCACAATGTGTTTTTGAAATTGCTGGAAAGCCAGATGGATTTAGCCGAATTGCAGCAACCCAAAGCTTACTTGTACCGATCTGTTTATAATGAAGCAATGAATTGCTTAAAACACAGGCAAATTGAGCAGGTTTACGAAGATGTCGCTTCGCCAAAACAGGATGAAGAAATGAAAGACAGTAGCAGCTCTGTGCAATATAAAGAGCTTAAAGTGGCTGTGGCAGCTGCACTAAATCAATTACCCGAACAATGCAGAACGGTTTTCCAGCTCAGCAGATATGAAGAGCTCAAGTACAAGGAAATTGCACTGGAGTTGGACATTTCAGTGAATACTGTAGAAAAGCATATGGTAAAAGCATTGAACAGACTTAGAACTATCCTTAGCGACTATTTACCACTGCTCACTTTTTGGTTATTTTTAATTGTGAAAGAATGA